One window from the genome of Crassostrea angulata isolate pt1a10 chromosome 2, ASM2561291v2, whole genome shotgun sequence encodes:
- the LOC128173243 gene encoding cytochrome P450 3A4-like, which translates to MTTAAVLPAFLTFDPVLLTLVCTACVLLYWYLKNTYSVFNELNVPGPTPKWVFGNIGEFKDKFPLEVFKEWRKTYGNIFGFFEGFKPSIVITDPEMAKQVLVKHFDKFHVRPIYNPFVYYPDDLSLLNTYGETWRRQRSVVASAFKSANTAHIVKCLNRAADKLMLKLDESARLNHNGFDITSLVDRFSLEAFASAAFNYKGNILDDPNATLFRYMRAFNHSSSADNPIAGLARVFDSLTPLLKPFDKEHAMLHVQHVNEIRKCIKEERERLANEGVDSSERNLLHHLMLGTFLEKAEDGKWHRRGLSDEEIVAHINSLIGGGLGTLNASIEFVIHMLAVNPEAQQRVYQNIMDVCGNEENPSDKQLKELEELDKFILETLRLLPCAPGLARTCTEDCEINGVPFRKGWVVRIMLCTVYSDDSFFPKPEVFDSDRFTTEEKEKRHPYTFLPYGQGPRMCPGYHIGVFQTKAALVKILKKYVIESSPQTVDPLPVALRPMLSPRDGVCVKLTKRT; encoded by the exons atgacGACGGCCGCAGTTCTTCCTGCCTTCCTGACCTTTGATCCGGTTCTGTTGACCCTGGTTTGCACCGCCTGTGTGTTATTATATTG GTACCTAAAAAATACGTACTCTGTGTTTAACGAACTGAACGTGCCAGGTCCCACACCTAAATGGGTGTTTGGAAATATTGGTGAATTTAAagacaag TTTCCTCTGGAAGTGTTTAAAGAATGGCGAAAAACGTACGGAAATATTTTTGG attttttgaAGGCTTTAAACCAAGTATTGTTATCACAGACCCAGAAATGGCGAAACAGGTGTTGGTAAAACACTTCGACAAATTCCATGTTAGACCG ATCTACAATCCGTTTGTTTACTATCCGGATGACCTAAGTCTTTTGAATACATATGGTGAAACTTGGCGACGACAGAGGTCCGTGGTGGCGTCCGCATTCAAGTCCGCCAACACAGCCCAC ATAGTGAAATGCTTGAATCGAGCTGCAGATAAGCTGATGTTAAAGTTAGATGAGAGTGCACGGCTAAACCACAACGGCTTTGACATCACAAG CCTGGTAGATCGGTTTTCTTTGGAAGCTTTTGCCAGTGCGGCTTTTAACTACAAAGGCAACATTTTAGATGACCCAAACGCCACGCTTTTTCGCTATATGAGGGCATTCAACCATTCCTCTTCTGCAGATAATCCTATAGCCGGCCTAGCCA GAGTCTTTGATAGTTTAACGCCCCTCCTGAAACCTTTTGACAAAGAACATGCCATGTTGCATGTACAGCACGTGAATGAAATCAGAAAATGCATCAAGGAGGAAAGAGAAAGG CTAGCAAATGAAGGCGTGGACTCGTCAGAAAGGAACCTGTTGCATCACTTGATGCTGGGTACGTTCCTAGAGAAGGCCGAGGACGGGAAATGGCACCGGCGGGGCCTGTCGGACGAGGAGATCGTGGCCCACATCAACTCCCTGATCGGTGGGGGACTGGGTACCCTCAACGCCTCCATAGAGTTCGTCATACACATGCTGGCCGTCAACCCAGAGGCCCAGCAGAGAGTGTACCAAAACATCATGGACGTTTGCGGAAACGAG GAAAATCCAAGCGACAAACAATTGAAGGAGTTGGAGGAATTGGACAAATTTATCCTAGAGACGCTTCGCCTCCTTCCATGTGCACCAGG ATTAGCGCGCACGTGCACGGAGGACTGTGAAATAAATGGCGTCCCCTTCCGGAAGGGCTGGGTGGTCCGGATCATGCTCTGTACCGTCTACAGCGACGACTCCTTCTTCCCGAAACCCGAGGTGTTCGATTCAGACAG ATTTACAACAGAAGAGAAGGAGAAGAGACACCCCTATACATTCCTACCGTACGGCCAAGGTCCTCGGATGTGCCCTGGTTATCACATTGGAGTGTTCCAGACGAAAGCAGCATTAGTGAAAATCCTTAAGAAATACGTTATTGAGAGTTCTCCGCAAACAGTG GATCCTCTTCCCGTTGCCCTAAGACCTATGCTGTCGCCAAGAGATGGCGTGTGTGTAAAACTGACAAAACGAACATAG